In Tachysurus fulvidraco isolate hzauxx_2018 chromosome 25, HZAU_PFXX_2.0, whole genome shotgun sequence, the following proteins share a genomic window:
- the sec22c gene encoding vesicle-trafficking protein SEC22c has translation MSLIVFVLVARLRDGLPLSASTDFQHSRELQERKQQIRTISKSLSSLPERGIIMGHELHIYFYMSDGVAYLSVCVCSVSAAVAFSFLEDLRWEFTASFDSPAVAQACRPYPFLDFDGVIQKLQHHYNQSGGPALGVTLSTVQDELSISPPHILTVDEIQLSNGVANGHAEQAATSGQTQRLEPVSAPGILSLILNIMCAALNLIRGIHLIEYSFQDDYDGLWNVVAFLVAFVCCVCQCQLYLFHSYKKTIKSLTLLTVIVLCNGFLFGLRNVWQLAFHVSVAFLSTLLILNRKLLDRSSDCGV, from the exons ATGTCACTGATCGTGTTTGTGTTGGTGGCGCGGCTCAGGGACGGACTCCCTCTGTCCGCCTCCACCGACTTCCAGCACAGCAGAGAGCTGCAGGAAAGGAAGCAGCAGATCCGCACCATATCAAAATCTCTGAGTTCGCTTCCTGAGAGAGGGATCATCATGGGTCATGAGCTCCATATCTA CTTCTACATGTCTGACGGCGTGGCCtacctaagtgtgtgtgtgtgcagtgtgtctgCTGCTGTGGCCTTTAGCTTCCTGGAAGATCTTCGCTGGGAGTTTACAGCCAGCTTCGACAGCCCAGCGGTGGCCCAGGCGTGCCGGCCGTACCCGTTCTTAGACTTCG acGGCGTGATACAGAAGCTGCAGCATCACTATAACCAGAGTGGAGGTCCTGCTCTTGGAGTCACTCTGAGCACAGTGCAGGATGAGCTCAGCATCAGTCCTCCTCACATCCTCACAGTGGATGAGATACAGCTCAGTAACGGAGTCGCAAACGGCCACGCCGAGCAGGCGGCCACGTCAG GCCAGACTCAGAGGCTGGAGCCGGTGTCTGCTCCTGGAATCCTCTCGCTCATCCTCAACATCATGTGTGCTGCTCTCAACCTGATCCGGGGCATCCACCTCATCGAGTACAGCTTCCAG GACGATTATGATGGATTGTGGAACGTCGTGGCGTTTCTGGTGGCGTTCGTGTGCTGTGTTTGCCAG TGCCAGCTTTATTTATTCCACTCATACAAGAAGACGATCAAGTCTTTAACGCTTCTCACCGTCATCGTCCTCTGTAACGGTTTCCTGTTCGGCCTGAGGAACGTGTGGCAGCTGGCCTTCCACGTGTCTGTGGCCTTCCTCTCCACCCTCCTCATCCTCAACCGTAAACTACTGGACAGGAGCTCGGACTGTGGAGTGtga